A stretch of Gallus gallus isolate bGalGal1 chromosome 2, bGalGal1.mat.broiler.GRCg7b, whole genome shotgun sequence DNA encodes these proteins:
- the NSMAF gene encoding protein FAN, with product MAFIRKRRQERELYSKERFSLLLLNLEEYYFEQHRANHIINKGCRDERKIRGSLKVCSKSIIFEPDESLQPIIKIPLRDCVSIKAPEDNEANNPFLRETSGGISVVCNQVFLIKERNVIAPYKTIRGKTEHLFQLDVAGKLGDVVQTLHQLYRASCLDKMGDQAAMITAILQSRLARTSFDKNRFQSISETLRMECKAEMVTPLVTNPGHVCVTDANLYFQPLNGYPKPVVQITLQNVRRIYKRRHGLMPLGLEVFCTENDICSDIYLKFYNCQDRDELYYLIAAYIENHITEHTAESYMLQWQRGHISNYQYLLHLNNLADRSCNDLSQYPVFPWIIADYSSTELDLTKPETFRDLSKPIGALNKERLERLLTRYEEMPEPKFMYGSHYSSPGYVLFYLVRVAPEYMLCLQNGKFDHADRMFNSVAETWKNCLDGATDFKELIPEFYENDSSFLVNSLKLDLGKRQGGKAVEDVELPPWASGPDDFLRKSQEALESQYVSEHLHEWIDLVFGCKQKGSKAVTACNVFHPLTYEGGVDLNSIMDPNEKVALLTQILEFGQTPKQLFTTPHPQRIMPKSSSRTSSHSVSITESPVSPNEESFEDLTEESITLAWNNISKLRQDEQYKIHKEAITGIAVTCNGSSVFTTSQDSTLKMFSKESKTLQRSVSFSNMALSSCIILPGDTTVVSSSWDNNIYFYSVAFGRRQDILMGHDDAVSKICWRDGCLYSASWDSTVKVWKCVPGETLSNKRNCFELLAELEHDVSVNTIDLTASNSILASGTKEGTISVWDVTTATVLHQLPCHSGTVFDAAFSPDGRHLLSAGEDCCFKVIDVQTGMLISSVTAGEPQRCFRWDGNTVLSGSQSGELLTWDLLSGKVTERIKGHAGAVTSMWMNEQCNSVITGGEDRQIIFWKLQY from the exons gttttcactgctgcttcttAACCTGGAAGAATATTACTTCGAACAACACAGAGCTAATCATATCATAAATAAAGGTTGCAGAGATGAAAG GAAAATAAGAGGTTCTCTAAAAGTCTGCTCAAAGTCAATCATTTTTGAACCTGATGAAAGTCTCCAACCCATTATCAAG ATACCATTGAGAGACTGCGTTAGTATAAAAGCACCAGAAGACAATGAAGCAAATAACCCATTCTTACG GGAGACATCTGGAGGGATTTCTGTTGTGTGTAATCAG GTTTTtctcattaaagaaagaaatgttattgCGCCCTATAAAACAATAAGA GGTAAAACAGAACACCTATTCCAACTGGATGTAGCCGGGAAACTAGGAGATGTTGTGCAAACTCTACATCAG CTCTACAGGGCTTCTTGTCTAGATAAGATGGGAGATCAAGCTGCCATG ATAACTGCTATACTGCAATCCCGTTTGGCTAGAACTTCGTTTGATAAAAACAG atttcaaagcatttctgaaacgCTGCGTATGGAATGTAAAGCAGAAATGGTGACACCACTGGTGACTAATCCAGGGCATGTGTGTGTTACTGATGCTAACTTGTACTTCCAGCCTCTTAATGGATATCCT AAACCAGTAGTACAAATAACGCTGCAAAATGTACGCCGTATCTATAAAAGAAGACATGGTCTAATGCCACTG GGACTCGAAGTATTTTGCACAGAAAATGATATATGTTCTGACATCTACTTGAAATTCTACAACTGTCAAGATCGAGATGAGCTCTATTACCTTATTGCAGCATATATAG aaaatcatATTACGGAGCATACAGCTGAGAGTTACATGTTGCAATGGCAGCGAGGACATATATCAAACTACCAGTATCTGCTTCATCTCAACAATCTGGCTGATAGGAGTTGCAATGATCTCTCCCAGTATCCTGTATTTCCCTGGATCATAGCAGACTACTCTAGTACAGAATTAG ATCTGACAAAACCTGAAACATTCCGTGACCTTAGTAAACCAATTGGTGCCCTGAATAAAGAGAGACTGGAGAGATTATTG ACACGTTATGAGGAAATGCCAGAACCTAAGTTCATGTATGGGAGCCACTATTCATCCCCgggttatgttttgttttaccttGTTAGAGTTG CTCCAGAATACATGCTCTGTTTGCAGAATGGAAAGTTTGATCATGCTGACAGAATGTTCAACAG TGTTGCAGAAACCTggaaaaactgtttggatggcGCAACAGATTTCAAGGAG TTGATTCCAGAATTTTATGAAAACGATTCTAGCTTTCTAGTAAACAGTTTGAAATTGGACTTGGGAAAAAGACAGGGTGGAAAGGCTGTTGAAGATGTAGAGCTTCCCCCTTGGGCATCAG GTCCTGATGACTTTCTTCGGAAGAGCCAAGAGGCTTTAGAAAGTCAGTATGTATCGGAGCATCTTCATGAGTGGATTGACCTCGTGTTTGGctgcaaacagaaaggaagtAAAGCTGTTACAGCTTGCAATG tgtttcacccatTAACTTATGAAGGAGGAGTGGATTTAAACAG CATTATGGATCCCAATGAGAAAGTAGCTCTGCTGACGCAAATCTTGGAGTTTGGACAGACAccaaaacagttgttcacaactCCTCATCCTCAACGGATAATGCCGAAAAGCTCCTCTCGAACATCCAGTCACAGTGTTTCCATAACTGAATCTCCAG TTTCTCCAAATGAAGAATCATTTGAAGATctgacagaagaaagcattaCGCTTGCCTGGAACAACATTTCTAAACTAAGACAAGATGAACAATATAAAATTCACAAAGA GGCAATTACTGGAATAGCAGTCACCTGCAATGGGTCTTCTGTTTTCACCACATCCCAAG ACTCAACTTTGaagatgttttccaaagaaTCAAAAACACTCCAAAGAAGTGTGTCCTTTTCAAACATG GCTTTGTCATCTTGTATAATCTTACCAGGAGATACCACTGTTGTAAGTTCTTCATGGGACAATAATAT ATATTTTTATTCAGTTGCATTTGGAAGACGGCAGGACATCTTAATGGGACACGATGATGCCGTCAGTAAGATTTGTTGGCGTGATGGGTGTTTATATTCTGCATCTTGGGATTCCACTGTAAAG gtgtggaaatgtgtacCTGGAGAGACATTGAGCAATAAAAGAAACTGCTTTGAATTGCTTGCAGAGTTGGAGCACGATGTTAGT GTAAATACAATCGACCTTACTGCTTCAAACAGTATACTAGCATCTGGAACCAAAGAGGGTACCATTAGTGTTTGGGATGTTACCACAGCAACAGTGTTGCACCAGTTGCCTTGTCATTCTGGTACTGTGTTCGATGCTGCTTTTAGTCCCG ATGGCAGACATCTACTCAGTGCGGGAGAAGACTGTTGTTTTAAAGTAATAGATGTACAGACTGGAATGCTTATATCTTCTGTGACTGCTGGTGAGCCACAAAG GTGTTTCAGATGGGATGGAAATACTGTCTTGTCAGGAAGTCAGTCTGGTGAATTACTGACTTGGGACCTCCTTAGTGGAAAAGTCACTGAAAGAATCAAAGGACACGCAG gtGCTGTAACCTCCATGTGGATGAACGAACAATGCAACAGTGTTATTACTGGAGGGGAAGACAGACAAATAATATTCTGGAAACTGCAATACTGA